In Candidatus Hydrogenedentota bacterium, the following proteins share a genomic window:
- a CDS encoding zinc ribbon domain-containing protein, with translation MPLFAFTCASCGTTSELLVRGSETPACPACESTDLEKELSRFSPMDARSPEPVGCGAAQCCRMQGGGCMN, from the coding sequence ATGCCTCTTTTTGCGTTTACGTGCGCTTCCTGCGGGACGACGAGCGAGTTGCTGGTGCGGGGGAGCGAGACGCCGGCCTGTCCGGCTTGTGAGTCGACGGATCTTGAGAAGGAATTGAGCCGTTTTTCGCCGATGGACGCGCGCTCGCCGGAGCCGGTGGGTTGCGGCGCGGCGCAGTGCTGCCGGATGCAGGGCGGCGGGTGCATGAACTGA
- the waaF gene encoding lipopolysaccharide heptosyltransferase II, whose amino-acid sequence MLSSPRRILVFLPNWLGDVVMCTPALRALKRRYPDAVVTAAGKASCCAVLDGFSWVDALISIPERPGVLQSMALRKALRALAPELAVVFPHSFRAAWLAWLSGARRRVGLDRGGRRFLLTEAVPRHREGGRPAPRYTALEYLEVAEAAGATRDGAGLELAADPGEVDAVRAGLEPGRPVVCIAPGAAFGPSKRWLPERFAAVADALHRSHGAQCVLLTGPGEEDTRAAVLAAAETPLIASSGGIGRLKASIAACDLLIGNDSGPRHIAIAFGKPVVCIMGSTSPAYTESPWERGEVVRIDVDCGPCQKPVCVTDHRCMTGIGVERVVSAAARFLRP is encoded by the coding sequence ATGTTGTCTTCTCCCCGCCGCATTCTTGTGTTTCTTCCCAACTGGCTTGGGGATGTGGTGATGTGCACGCCGGCGTTGCGGGCGTTGAAGCGGCGCTATCCGGATGCGGTGGTGACGGCGGCGGGCAAGGCGTCGTGTTGCGCGGTTTTGGACGGGTTTTCGTGGGTTGATGCGCTTATTTCGATTCCCGAGCGACCGGGCGTTCTGCAATCGATGGCGCTTCGCAAGGCCTTGCGGGCGCTGGCGCCCGAGTTGGCGGTGGTCTTTCCGCACAGCTTCCGGGCCGCGTGGCTTGCGTGGCTTTCGGGCGCGCGGCGGCGGGTTGGGTTGGACCGGGGCGGGCGGCGCTTCCTGTTGACCGAGGCCGTGCCGCGCCATCGGGAGGGGGGGCGGCCGGCGCCACGCTATACGGCGCTCGAATATCTGGAAGTGGCGGAGGCGGCGGGCGCGACGCGGGACGGTGCGGGACTGGAGCTGGCCGCGGATCCCGGGGAGGTGGATGCGGTGCGGGCGGGTCTCGAACCGGGGCGGCCCGTGGTGTGCATTGCCCCGGGGGCGGCGTTTGGCCCGAGCAAGCGGTGGCTTCCCGAGCGGTTTGCGGCGGTGGCGGACGCGCTGCACCGGTCGCACGGGGCGCAGTGCGTGCTGCTGACGGGTCCAGGCGAGGAGGATACGCGCGCGGCGGTACTGGCGGCTGCGGAGACGCCTCTGATCGCATCTTCTGGCGGTATTGGCCGGTTGAAGGCGAGCATCGCGGCGTGCGACCTGTTGATTGGCAACGACAGCGGCCCGCGCCACATTGCGATCGCCTTCGGCAAGCCGGTGGTCTGTATTATGGGTTCGACGAGCCCGGCGTACACGGAGAGCCCGTGGGAGCGCGGGGAAGTGGTCCGGATTGACGTGGACTGCGGGCCGTGCCAGAAGCCGGTCTGTGTTACGGATCACCGTTGTATGACGGGGATTGGCGTGGAGCGTGTGGTTTCGGCGGCGGCGCGCTTTCTCCGGCCCTGA